In Amblyomma americanum isolate KBUSLIRL-KWMA chromosome 8, ASM5285725v1, whole genome shotgun sequence, the DNA window TATGCAAAGAGGTAATCATGAAAAAGAGTGGAAGAAGCAAAAATGTTCATTTTACTGCCATTACCATTTCACCCATTTAAAAGGAGCACAAAGGAACATAGAAACCTAACTGGTTAATGAGTGGAAGAACCAAATGTGCATTTCACATGCCATTACCACCTAATCCATTTACCACAAGTAAACATACAAACTTAACTGAATAATACGAAGACAATACGAAGGCACAATTGTCTTCGTATTGCATGCGCCACAGCCGAGAGTTTTAAAGTTCCGATTATCACGAACTTTTCCAAAATGCAGCACGATACCCTGCAGGTTATAACATTTCGGGTGCTTTCTTTTAGCCACTTAATCTCTgacaaaaaaagaggaaaaatggAGAAACTAATGAATGCAAAGAAATGTTACAATGTATCAATTACTTACATTCTTTAAATTTACTTGAGATGACACTAAAATGCCCCAGTACACATTTTCGTCATTGAAGTGTAAACTCTGACTTGCCTTAAGACTGCTCAGCAATGCTCCGACCGCAGAGGCCACTATGCTGAACGTTTTGTGGTAGTTGGTGCAGACTATTATTCATTCTTTCAATCTTCGCTGCCTCCAGGCGCAATAGTAATTTAAAATTAGCAATCCGATGTTCTCATTAGCCGCAGATGGCCGGAAGAAATAACGGTTGAACTACTTTTAAGCTGCAGTCGACCGCTGGCAAAGAGTTGGGTCAGTCTAGAACTGCTTCCGGCAACGGTGAAAACGAGCTTTACTGGCAGAATCATTGCCACAAAAACTGCAGGAAAGCTGTTTTTCTGGCATCCTGAGTAGACAATGAGAAGGCGAATTTCGGCCCGGAATTTCAGCTGACCGCCAGCAGAACATTCTATCTTTGCTTAAGGCATGCTCTTGAAGAGTTACAAATATTTCATTTGTCTATATTGCATGTTAGCTCGAACTTTTGCTCACCTTTACATCATTTGTTAACCTCAtgcgcccacctaattttctgccgccccgtgctacgcttttCTTCCTTAAGAATCAAAGAATTTAGCAGGGGTCAAGTGGATGCAGCTAGCataggaccgggttaattggaggaaTATGTGAGAGGCTTTCGCCGTGGAGTGGGTATAGTCCGGCAGATGACGATGATATCCCTTATCCGAGCGGTCACTCTGCTGTCGGTGTCGAGGGTTAACCTCCACTCATCGCGATTTACTCGCTCAAGCCGTTAGCCAGTAGCAATGTTTTGTTCATCGTATGTCCACATTGCTAACcattcctgaaaaaaaatggTTGTCTACTTCCTTCAACATTGAATTTATGTTCTTTCTCAGGCAAGCAGCATGCTTTGTTCGCCATATATTATAGCGTTAAAGGTTACCGAAGCAAAATAGGTGAAGAGAATGTTGGGGATGACGAAAACTACACTTACTTTTTGTCTCTTGGTTGGCGGCTGCGTTCCGCTCTCGGTCACGGTCTCGGGAGTGTTCGGGACGGCGCCTACTTCTGCTTCCAGAGCAAGCCGCGTTCTTTGCCGCTCCATTGCGCGCTCCGTGCCTGCATTTCATGCGAAGCACTAAATTATGACAGAGTCATTCACAAATGTGACCAAAAAGTAAATGATGACACTTACCGAACCCCAGAAGGGTTGCCGACGCTGGTGGCTGGCTGGCTTCCCATTCAACCATCACCATAATGCCCCGCAGTTCTTCTATGGCGCTTTCTTTTGCTAGAAGCTGCATACCAACGTCAGCGTCTAAGGCGCGGATCGGGTACACATcccatttttcttcttcttgccaTTTTACAAACACGTTCGCCATTTTGGAACGGGAGTGGCTGGACTCCAACTGAACTGTTGTCACTCTAGCAAACGAAGCCTGGCTCGAAAAAACGCGACGGAGTCACAATCACGTGACGGGTGTGACGTAGCGTGTCGCGGGAGTGGGGAGGGGTTGATGCGCAGTCACATGACAAGAACTGCGGTGTACGAACTACCCTACCGGTTCTGGGAGCTCAGAgcgcccttttttctttttttttcttttagaaaggGGGTGGGAAGGCGAGCGAGCTTTCTCCTCTCAAGGCTAGAAGCGAGAGGGGATCTGTGTACACTTTCATGCTATCTGTTCCGGCTCCCGCTTTCCATTCACAACGACGTTCTCCAGTCTCCCCACCAAGCTAAGAAAACCGTAGCGTCACCGAACAGAAGCTTCTCGCATTGATTTACGAGACGTCCATGGGACCCGCCTGATTCTTCAGCGGGTCCGCGTCCACGGCCCATGCAGTACAACCTAAAACGCGCACTGCCTGTGTGCATGCCGAGAGGAGCCTGCACCTAGAAAGCTGGCAGCGATAGCAAGAAAAGCAACCAAGCTGAAGAAGCGCAGAAGGATACGCGGATATGCTTCAAAGTGGAAGAAAAAGGAGGGGAGAGGTAGGAGGGTGGCTGTGAGCATGCAGAAGGAGAGGACTTGGTCGGTCTGGCAATGATGGAACGAAAGTATCAAAAAAGACGGATATAAGGGAAAAGGAAGATGTGTTGCTAGGTTTTATGGCAACTATAATGAAagattaaaaaagaaacaaaagacggAATAAACGCACATTGTAAGAGGTGCACGGCGAGGTCCGGGAACGAGATACAAGAACAGACATGCAATTAAAGTTAGCGACTACAGTATTTCCCGATCAGTTTAACCCAGACGCCAAGATATTTAATCCTAGTGCCGCTgagttattaatattattaataataataataatatataatgTGTTTTTCCTTTGTTGCACCGAACGGAGCAGCCGCTAAAAATCTGCTTCCAAGAGCAGCTTGACAGGGCGGCTGCCCTGATATTTGACAGCAGACAATAAGCCACGCTTACATAAATGAATAACTATTGAAcattagtggtttatttaaatgaataaataaaaaagcaacaaaacGAATGTTGCCAGCcacggcaattgctatctaatatcttaaccaccgcagctgcagccggcggagattGAACAGAATTGTAAAGGGGGGTACAAAAACACACCAAGCTAAGTCAGGGAAAATACTTAACAGTAACACGGAGGAACACGTCACAAGAGGGAATACTGTTTCGCCAGGAATATATACTAACATAAACATATCACGGATTAATTTAAAGAGGGGAAGTGCGAAATTTTAGCTGCTATTGATTGAGTATTGATTTAATAAGTTAGGAAGCCTGAAGCGAAACATCTGCCCGCCATAGTTTGTCGCGGACCCCGTAACGTGCCAACACTCTGAGTTGTGGGTGTCGTATGTTTTTATGTAGTCTTGCAGCGCCGCTATGAGTGCTAATGTGTTCTTTTTAGTGATGCCTTGTTTTTATATTCGCAAAAGCCTGTACTTACAAAAAGGTGTCATTTTAATCATTCTAGCTGCTTAAACATTGGTCCTGTGTGCGTTACATATTGGTCCTGCATGCGCGAGCTATGATGCTTTATAAATTAATCTGGAAGCTCTTTTTTGAAGCATTACTTTGTGCTGTCTTCTGCTGTTCTTCTTGCTCCTACTAATGAGCAATAgttaagagatgaaaagagtgaATTATAATGGAGAATGTTAATGGAAAGCGGAAATACTGAGCAGTCACGGCGTAAGCAACCAATTGTCCGTGCTACTTTCTGTCGACTAAGTATTCTATGTCAATTTCCAACTAAGTTCCGCAGAGGATGCAGCTCCAGTGCTTTATTTCTGGTAGTGGAAGACAACGGCCTTTGCTTTAATGACATTAAGTTTGTGCTGTTTTGCAAGCCTAATGGTCAATTTCGACCAAGGTTGTGTTAGCAGTTTTAGTGGCCCTATGCCTGAATGACCAGAAAAAAAACGGTCTGCCGTCGTCAGCAGAAATAATGTATTTCGCAGCTGAATATATGTGGTACAATATCAATGATGTAGAGAATGAAAAGAAGGGGTCCTAAAAgactgccttgtggaacacccGGGATGACGGGCCAGACTGCGGAGGAGAGACCATTCATTTCTACATACTGCGCCCTATTGGCTGTTTAAGAACATGTTAAAGAGTGGGCTGTGCCACGTATGCCATACCTGTCTTGTTTATTGAATAACGTTTTGTAACTGatgttgtcgaaagctttcgaaaaatccATGAATATGCCtataacgatttttttttcttgaaaattaTCTAGTATGTGTACTATTTTTGAGTGAGAAGGCCCAGTAGACAATAATTCGTAAAACCGAATAGAGCGGAATTAAAAATTTTGTGATTAATAAATTACATGCATGCACGCGTGAGAATTGCCTTTTACAAACCCTTTTGAGAGGTTAGGTAGGATATATATTGGGCGATAGTAAGGtctttttttatcgctttttttttaaatactgccAACCTCTCAGACTGCTCGTTGCGTTTGAATACGTCTTGTTAAACATGAGTTGAAAATCTGCCaggcagttcgatatatcgagaATAACAAATTTTACTGGCTTTACCTGAACACCTGCACCTCCCACAGATTTGCTATTGTTAAGACGGTTGCACCGCCAAAACCTCGCCATCTGAAATTAGATTAAAAATATGATTGAGTTCCCGTGTGAATA includes these proteins:
- the LOC144100698 gene encoding uncharacterized protein LOC144100698 → MANVFVKWQEEEKWDVYPIRALDADVGMQLLAKESAIEELRGIMVMVEWEASQPPASATLLGFGTERAMERQRTRLALEAEVGAVPNTPETVTESGTQPPTKRQKGTHAPSFLECRDNRLDTAFPPWSPEKSNDIVDSL